The segment tttaaatatgtttctcttccttttttggggggtttcAGTTCCTCCAACTCACAAATCATCATCTTTCATGACTCCCCCTGGTTGTCATGCCCAGCCAATAGCCAGTTGCAGTTGTAGCTGCAAAGTAGTGCAGTGgaaaagggttagggttagttgaAAATGTTCCCAAGGATATAAacagtccccctccactcaaaaatgtcttTCACTTACTGTTTCTTCATGtgaatgtttgaccttcacAGCACAGTAAgatgtatgtacagagtttgttttcacagtcaTCAGCTGAAGCAGGAACATTTTTCTGTGCTGGCCTTAAATCTAAGGCATGTATATACTTgcttgatttgtgacatcacaactaatttggaagccaatcctggtctaATATGCTTACATAttagatatatgatatatatattatatatataacttaCACGAGGttgatgtggaaacatgaatGGACTTTgcagtgaagtagaagacatcCTGCATCCAGCTGTTAatttttgaaattaatttttttatttaattatttgtatttgtagaAATAGTAGAAATAGAGGTAATGAATTAAGAACAGTAACAGACGTCCCTAGAGATGCAtacacacttcctgtttcacagCTGTGCTCACTGTTAGTGCTGCAAATTTGCAGATGCATCCCACCTTAAAACACCCCAAACAATCTCTAAATGAACATACAGAATGTTGTGTGAAATAATAAACTATAATTACAAGATGAAATGCAGTATGAAGAGTGCACAATTCTTCCTCTTACTGTTTGACGTCTACTCAACCATAGCAACAATGTGCGCCCTGTTCCCAAACCACAtaaaccaaaatgtcaaatgtttggtcttttctcagttttgttCATCTGTCGTATCTCACGCTTTGTCTCATTTGGATGATCTTATTCAGTTGAATGAAAAAGCTTCATTTTGCAGCAGATTTAAGTATCATCACTCCACAATATTAAAACCTTTATTGCTCActgttatttgttattattattccaatCAGGTTCCTTTGTTCAATACACAGTAATGatacttttaaaataataaatgatacaACTGAAAAGCTTTACAGGTTCTCCCATCATCTTGACCTGACAGGGCCATTCTGCATGTGCTTCCTTTTTATCTGTGtcattgttaaaagaaaagttGCACCATACATTGAATAGGTCACATACCACACTATTGTCTTTGCAATTTTAGCTCTCTAACAACGAACTATGTatacttaacatttttttaataaacaggctttccttttttttctttgttacaCTATCATTGTTTGTTGCAGGTTGACTGGAAAACTCTGCTCTGCATTAcctaaaattaatatttcaacCTCTTCACCCCTACATCCATCAGTCTTAACAACTAAATTCTACATTCACTTCATTAAAACATAAGTCACCAACTGTTGTAGCATGCATTTCACAAGGAAATCAATCGTTGGATACAAGTATTTATTACACCTTGATTACACGTGTGGTTGAATATGTATGCAATCATTTTATGTTATTAGATCAATATGATGAGATTCATCATCAATTCATCAGACCCTTATTACATCCATTGTGATTgagtgtaaaacaataaaatatctaAGTGAGGTACATTTTGTGCACTGTGCAATGCCTGGTGGTTGATGTAGTAGGTATGTAGTAAAAATAACAATTGAGAGTTACCATCAGAACAGTGACAGTCATCTTGAGACACTTACAAAACTTCCTGCGTTGTAACAGAGCTGTGCTCTCTGTCAGTGCTGCAAGTTTGCAGATGCATCCCACCGTAAAACACTACAAAACAATCTCTAAATGTTTATATTGACTGATTTGTGAAACAATAACCACAAAATCTTGTTTTGCAGAGTTTGTTATATGTAAATTTGCTGCATGTTGTATTAATCTTTCTTTTGTGTATTAATGAGACAGTGTTCAATAATAGCAACCGTGCTTGCTGTGTTCCCATACCACATAAACCAAAATGTTTACCAACCAAAAGGCATTTCACACTGTGTCTCATGTGGTCATTCACATCTATTGGCATGCAGAAGCTTAATTTTGCAGTAGATTTTTTAAAGGTTCACACCACATTgctaattatttaaaatgtatatatatatatatatatatatatatatatatatatatatatatatatatatatatatatatatatatatatatatatatatatatattattgtaatTAACATTATAAGCTTCATTTGTGTAGTATATATATTATGCAAACTTGTGTACTAAGTGTGTGCTATTCATTGacataattaacatttttgtcaGCAGTGGAAGGTGAATACATTGTACTGTGGAAAGAAAGAGGTACATttaatacattacattttagtACAGATGGGGTTTCCCTCTACTGCAGTTCTGTTCATAACAGAAGATGTTATAAATTcaccctctgctgctgcttttccaGTACTACCAATGGCCCTCATCTTTGCGTTCCAATATTCTGGGCCTTCTGAAAACTTGCACTTCATATTGTTACCACAGAGAGTCACTACTTTCATGCGGAAATACAGACTACAAATGTCAGTTATTCATAACAGCTGTTTTCATGAGTACTTTTGTTTCAGTACATCTTAAagcttttgtgtgttgtgtttctctgtacaagagaatctttgaaaaaaaaattaagaaattaatGGACAGGGTTGTCTTGTCATGAAAggaaaaaattcaaaaagttcaaagttttgttcaaaggagaaaatgaaatgaaactcattacatttaaatataagaGCACTGAAGTCATCTGTTGACTACACACCTGAGCCTTAACCATAAACTGATGAGGTTAcatctttaattttattaagctgtgcAAATGAATACAAACCCCCAATACACACATCACAACCATGATTCTGAAATAGCAGGTTACCATTGTTTATCAGCTATCATCTGTCTTTGTGGAGTGTGTCTTCTCCCATCCGTCAAAACAGAAGTTTTTGAACTTGAGCTGTGTGACACGAGGGAATTGATGTATCCACCGTCTATTTATAACACAGAGAGCAGGTGTGCCCATACACAGAGGTAAAGTGATTGGCTGGGATCTTCAGAGGACTCTTTGTGCTTGTGTAAATACACATACAGGGAACATACTTGCACCTGCCCTGTgaaaacatgcatgcatacaaacatacacatatattatCCTCATAGGAAAACTTCATAGAGTGCAAGCACGTGCATGCACTCTTTGCATACAAGataaacacatccacacacatgcatgaatgcACATACATTCAGACTATGAAAGATTTACAGCATGCTGCTGGTACCCAAACAGATACCTAAACACTAATTTCCATTCAAGCAgctaaaacacatttccaagtGTTGTCAGTTGAAAAGAGAGACTCCTCACAATATAAGATTCTTCTCTGCTGAGAGCAGATCCACAACCCTAAACCAGATCCTCTGAGCAGCATTTCACTCAAATGATTTACAGCACTCAACAAATCAACAGATCTTGCTCTAATACAAATGTTGCACAGAAAGCTACCAGTGAACTACCTGTCACCATAATTTATGCCTCCACAGTGAGGTCAAAGTGGTTGATAAGAGGGAGGCAGGTGGTGGTAAAGGCTTTTGAGTCAGTAAAACctgtagtttatttttctggtacctcagaaaaaaaaggaacgGAATTTCATGAGAATCAAGGGTGGGAGGCAGATAGCGTTGTTTGCATATGCTTTTTATTGTGGTCATTTGCACCTACCTCCAGCAAGACTGAAAGTGCACTCCTGCAGCCTCAAAAAGGAAGTAGGCGAGGCCTCTTTTTTTTGACAGCGACAGTTCTACAAAATACATTCCAAAAGGTGCAATTTTGAAGTTTAAAAAGGATGAAGCGCTGGTGAACAGAGCAAAGAGAAagcatgtgttttatttttattaaaccTGATGGTTCgagtgattttgtgtttttaagatttGTTTGAAGTGATTTTTTCTCATGGACTCTACTGGACTATTCTTCAAAACTCGATATTAGATGGATATTTTGGGAGTGATACTAGCTGGTTGACAAAGCTTTTGAACCACAGGCTTTTTCAAAAGTAAATCCAGAGGAACTGAGACTGAGGTATTTTTTGACACACCGACGGAAATCTTGTCTCTTGGATATTGGCTTATTCAGATTAAACTTTGTGACAATGCCTGTGATTGTACTAGAGGCCAGAGACTTTGCCAGTCCCCTTTTTTTGGTGCGGACATGGGAGGTCTTATCCAGTTGTGTTACCTTCAGTCTGGTGGCCTTGCCAGAGCCTTCGGAAAACAAAACCTTATCTGAAACTCCTCAAAAAACTCATCAACTTTTCAACAGTTTCAGGGACTTCTGCATGTTTACCTGGTGCCTCTTCTTCACCCTTACCCTCCTTATCCACATTCTCTCCGTCATCCAGTTTCATAGCCTCATCCCAGTATCCTGGAAGAACCTGACAGTGACAGTGGCAGTCTTAGGTGCACTGATGTGTCTCAGTGCCTCAGTGGTTTTCCCTTGGATCATCGTGGAGTATCAAAGGGTGCGGCCGCACAATGTGGCGGCTGCTGTGGCCTCCTGTCTCACCTTCCTTGCCTATACCTCAGAATCCTACATCCTGCGCACCCAAGCCCATGAGCAAAGAGGCTACATGGGCAGCATGCCTGGTCTGCTGAAGATACTCCAATTGTGGGGAGGCTGTCAGATGATACTGCTGGTTGTGGTCGACACTCTACTGCCAAGGGAAGAGCAAAGTGAGGAGCACAGTGAAGAGCACAGTTGGCAGCTGTGGGTGTCCAGTTTGTCATACGGTGTCTGTGTCCTCATGTCTCTAATCATACTGGTGGTAATATTAGGGGACTTTGCAGGGAGATGTCTCCTACCTTTTGACAGATTTTTGGCTGGCTTCAGTCTGATTGGAGTGCTGCTGTACATGATGGCCACAGTGATTTGTTTTACCA is part of the Thunnus albacares chromosome 3, fThuAlb1.1, whole genome shotgun sequence genome and harbors:
- the LOC122979194 gene encoding myeloid-associated differentiation marker homolog, translated to MPVIVLEARDFASPLFLVRTWEVLSSCVTFSLVALPEPSENKTLSETPQKTHQLFNSFRDFCMFTWCLFFTLTLLIHILSVIQFHSLIPVSWKNLTVTVAVLGALMCLSASVVFPWIIVEYQRVRPHNVAAAVASCLTFLAYTSESYILRTQAHEQRGYMGSMPGLLKILQLWGGCQMILLVVVDTLLPREEQSEEHSEEHSWQLWVSSLSYGVCVLMSLIILVVILGDFAGRCLLPFDRFLAGFSLIGVLLYMMATVICFTKILQLKDPKNGSTKLVITKTVVASITLLAYTVDLAFSVKLLCDRNHA